Part of the Ammoniphilus sp. CFH 90114 genome, TTGCTATATCCTATTGGTTGGATAAAAGGACGGTAACGGCGTATGTACATAGGGGAATGAACATGGTTTTCTATCACTATAGTAGAGATTAACCAAAATAAAAGGATCAGCCAAAAAAATCATGGCCGATCCTTCATTCGTTTTTTCCCTTCTCGACACAGGTCTGTAAGAGGACAAATTTCGCATGAGGGAGACTGGGCTTTACAATGATAGCGACCAAAGAAGATAAGGCGATGATGAGTTTGGGTCCACTCTTCCTTAGGGATCTTTTTCATTAGGGTCTTCTCAACCTCCAAAACGCTATCCTTCCACCTGCAAACCCCTAATCGTTTACTTACCCGCTCTACATGAGTATCTACCGCAATGGCAGGAACACCGAAGGCATTGGAAACAACGACATTAGCGGTCTTTCTTCCCACTCCCGCAAGCTTCGTCAGTTGCTCATGCTCACGCGGGATTTCTCCTTGATGTTCATCTATTAAAACCTTACACAGCTTTTGAATATTTTTGGCCTTACTGCGAAAGAGACCAATCTGTTTGATATCCTGCTCTAGTTCCTCTAGCGGAACAGACAGATAATCCCAGGGAGTCTTGTATTTTTGGAACAATTTTTCCGTCACCTGATTGACCTTCTTATCTGTACATTGAGCACTAAGCAGCACTGCAATCGTTAATTCAAAGGCATTCTCATGGTTGAGCTCGCAATGGGCATCCGGGTACATATCCTTAAGTGTGTCTAATATTCTCAGCATATTTTTCTTATTCATTATGAAATCACCCCCCTAATGATACTAGAAAACTTAGCTCAACGCCAAGCGCTAACTTTTCCAGAAACACAAAAGAACCGTAGAGTCTTGGGACTCTACGGTGTAACTTCCGGATTATAAGGCAACAAGGGTTTGGATTGGTCCTGCCCCTTCTGGAACATGCGGATCAAGTCATCCCACTGCTCAAACGTATTATCATTTCTTACATTGTGCTTTTTACGGATAATAACCGAAATTTCCTCATCGCAAAACCCTTCTTCTTGGGAACCTCGGACACAAATAAAGAAGTGGTTTGTACGTTCATTTCGAATCTGTTTTAAGTGAGCATAGATCTCCTGAACATCTAAAAACTCACCAAGTAAACATTCAAAAGTCGACTCCACTACGATTTCATCTAAATCACCTTCTTCAAGATAGGCAGAGACATTCATCTCAATGTCACTAGCGGCCACGTATATCGGTTGTGTTATCGTCATCGACAGGCGCTCTTCCGTTTTCAAGTGAATGATGGGTTCCTCTTGGAGCAAAATGTAACCCCTAGTCTTCACATAATCGTTAACGTCCTGAACAAACCGTAAAGCAGCACTTGTTAACTGATGCATTTGCTTCATGTTTTTCATACGATGTAATTTCCCCTCCCGATTTATTCCTTATCATCCCATTTCTATTTTTGGAGTGTCGAATCCTTTGACGAAACAGCACTTGTTTCTTCTACTTTTGTCATGGAAGAAATCTGTGTTGTATACATCACACAATTCATACTGACCGCATAGGATGAAAAAATGAGC contains:
- the nth gene encoding endonuclease III, whose translation is MNKKNMLRILDTLKDMYPDAHCELNHENAFELTIAVLLSAQCTDKKVNQVTEKLFQKYKTPWDYLSVPLEELEQDIKQIGLFRSKAKNIQKLCKVLIDEHQGEIPREHEQLTKLAGVGRKTANVVVSNAFGVPAIAVDTHVERVSKRLGVCRWKDSVLEVEKTLMKKIPKEEWTQTHHRLIFFGRYHCKAQSPSCEICPLTDLCREGKKRMKDRP